Part of the Gemmatimonadaceae bacterium genome is shown below.
CGGAGAAATTCTACTTTGGTCTCATGAGTTCCGCGTCGCTCATGCCTGCTCTCGGCATCGCCGAAATTCTACTCGGCTTGATGGTCATCGCTGGTATTCTACGGCAATACGCGTACGTGATTCTCGCCATTGTCACCGGCATTACGCTCGTTGGGGTTTGGCGATCGGTCCTCGATCCGTGGGGCTGGTACCTTGGAAAGACCAACGCGCTTTTCTATCCGTCGCTGATTGTATTTGCCGGAGTGCTCGTGCTGATGGCGTTTCGGGATGAGGACAGACTGGTAATCGGAGGGCGTGGGTAGCGGTTCGGGAATCGCTGTCCGAAGGCACGAGTTGAGCCCGTGCCAATGAGCTTTCGCACCCCACCGCTAACTCCGCGATTGCGTAGTAGCGGCATTGGGTGCTTGCTTCCTGTCGGGAAAGCGAGTATTGAGGGATCGAGGTAAGGCCCATCCGAACCAGCGTCCGGAGCTGTTTTGCTATTGCGCCACTCCGTCGTATGCCCTCTTCAGATCGTCGACAGATGAGTGACAGCCACATCGGCGACGTCGACCAGCTCATCCCGGTCGTCTACGACCGGCTGCGAGCTCTCGCCCATCAGCGATTGGCCGCTGTCCCGGGCGAGCACTCGCTGAATACGACTGGCCTTGTTCACGAGGCCTACCTGCGCTTCGTGGAATCCTCAGGCGCCAAGTTCCAGAACCGTGATCACTTTCTCGCCATAGCCGCGCGGGTCATGCGGAACGTGCTTGTCGATCATGTGCGCGCGCGCGTTGCAGGCAAACGGGGCGGAGGCGCCGCGCTTCTTGAATTGGGCGAGGACGTGTCGATCACCGGCGTCGATCTGGATCGCGTGGAAGACCTCGACGAAGCGCTTAAACGGCTGGAGCAGCTCGATGAGCGCCAGGCCCGAATGATCGAGCAGCGTTACTTTGGCGGACTGTCGCTCGAGGAGATCGCCCGCACGATGGATCTGTCGCTGGCCACGGTAAAGCGGGACCTCAGGTCTGCACGGGCCTGGCTCACCATCGAGCTTGGCGAGACCGACCGTGAATGACGATCGTGAGTTGTGGCAGCGAGCTCGCCCGCTCTTCGATGAACTTGTAGAGCTTGATAACGGCGCGCGCCGCCCCCGGCTCGAGGCTCTAGGCGCGGAAGAACCAGCCCTTCGTAAGGCGGTGGAGCGCCTCCTGATGGCTGACCTTGGCTCGGAAGCCGCCCTGAGCGAATACCAGTTTGGTTCGCCGCGCAGTGCACCGCCAACGGTGACCGGCTTTCGCGATCCGCTGGGCGTCATAGGGCAGACGGTGTCGCACTTCCGGGTGATGGATTATCTGGCCGCCGGAGGAATGGGCGTCGTCTACACCGCCGAGGACCTGGAGCTGGGCCGCGCTGTGGCGCTGAAGTTTCCCCTGCCGAATCAGCACATCGATCGCAAGGTGAAAGAGCGCTTTATAAACGAAGCGCGCTCGGCTGCCGCCCTGGATCACCCGAACCTCTGCACCATTTACGAAATCGGGGAAAGCGATCACGGCGTGTTCCTCGCCATGCCGCTGTATCCTGGCGAGACACTTAAGGATTACCTCGCTCGTCAGGGCTCACTCCCGGCGGCTGAGGCGCTCGACATTATCACCCAGGTCGTGACGGGTCTCGCCTCCGCTCACTCGGCGGGGATTGTCCACCGCGATCTCAAGCCCGGGAACGTGATGCTGCTGCCGGGAGGTGCGGTAAAGGTCCTCGACTTCGGCCTTGCCAAGATACGGGACATCAGTCTCACCGGGTCACGTTCGACACTCGGAACGATCGCATACATGGCGCCTGAGCAGATTCGCACCGGCTTAGTGGACGCGCGGACGGACTTGTGGGCGATCGGGGTGATGCTGTACGAGATGCTCACCGGTGTCCTTCCGTTTCGCGGCGAACACGAGATCTCAATGCTGCACGCCATCCTTCACGACGAGCCGTCGTGCGCTTCATCAGTGAATGGAAGCCTTTCGTCGCCGTTCGATAATCTGATCGGTGCGCTGCTGCAGAAGGATCCCGAAGATCGTTACGAGTCTGCAGAAGCGCTGGTCGCGGATATCGTCGCGCTAAAGCGTGGTGAGGCGCTTGCCCATCGAACTCCGTTCTGGAATCGTAGCGCCCGGCGACGCAGTGCACGAAAGGCCATACTTCCAGTCGCTGCATTCGCCGCGCTCGCCGTGATCGGCGCGGTGAGTTGGAGTGCGTACCGTGGCGGCGGGACCGGAGATCGCTCGCCGACGGTCGCGCAGAGCGTGCCGGCGCTCAGGTTCGTAGGGAATACAGCGGTCATCAGCAATTCCGCCGAGCTCATCGCCGCGCTCGTTCCGGCGAATGCTGGCCGCCGCTTCCGCATTAGCGCCGGGACCTACGATATCGTCCAGCCGCTGACCGTTCCCGACAGCGTCAGCATCGAGGGAGAAGGCGTTATGAGCTTCGCTCCCGACGGACACCCGGTCGGTTTTTCGAATGCGCCCCGCACGACACTGAGGATGACGACCAGCGTCGGCGGCGATTTGCTGACGCTTGGAGACGGTGTGACTGTCCGCAATGTCGAGATCGTGGATGTGGCAGGACGTTCCGGTAATGTCGTGGCGGTGGGGTCGCGTCGTCCGGGCGACCGGGTGTCGGCGACAATCATCGAGTCGGTCATCGTCAATCCGAACCCGCTGACTATCGGGGCCGGCGGCGCGCTCGGCCGCGGCCTCTACATCACCACGCGCAATTTGAGTATGGGAGCGGATCCACCGCCTCACAACAGGGCGGCAGTCGCCGTTCGACTGCTCCGGTCGGTTATCCGGTCACCGGAAGGCGGAGGCGGACTCTTCGCGTTCAACTTCTCAGCCAACAGTAGAATCTCGCTGGAGATGAATCGCAATGTTATCGGGGGAAGCAACGAAGCGAACGGAGGCGTCAGCCGTCCGGACGCAGTGCACGATTCGCAGGTGCACATAGCATCGGAGAACAACATTTACCGCAACGAGTGGCAGGATCAGTGCGCTTCGGTCCTTCTGGGCTGGAATCTGACCGGCGGTTCGGGCGCTCCCATCCCGCTTAAACTGCCGGAGACGGCGAGAAACCGGCTTCGGTTGCGTTCTGTGAACGATCGAATCGAGGGCTTCACGACGGGTGTGCTTGCTACCGGCGGTCGGCGCTTCTTCGGTGCGGCCCTCAATGCTGCGCCCATCGGCAA
Proteins encoded:
- a CDS encoding DoxX family protein; this translates as MSNARGVTLLFLRISLGLLMIVWGADKLMNPAHGIGVAEKFYFGLMSSASLMPALGIAEILLGLMVIAGILRQYAYVILAIVTGITLVGVWRSVLDPWGWYLGKTNALFYPSLIVFAGVLVLMAFRDEDRLVIGGRG
- a CDS encoding ECF-type sigma factor; this translates as MSDSHIGDVDQLIPVVYDRLRALAHQRLAAVPGEHSLNTTGLVHEAYLRFVESSGAKFQNRDHFLAIAARVMRNVLVDHVRARVAGKRGGGAALLELGEDVSITGVDLDRVEDLDEALKRLEQLDERQARMIEQRYFGGLSLEEIARTMDLSLATVKRDLRSARAWLTIELGETDRE
- a CDS encoding serine/threonine-protein kinase, with product MNDDRELWQRARPLFDELVELDNGARRPRLEALGAEEPALRKAVERLLMADLGSEAALSEYQFGSPRSAPPTVTGFRDPLGVIGQTVSHFRVMDYLAAGGMGVVYTAEDLELGRAVALKFPLPNQHIDRKVKERFINEARSAAALDHPNLCTIYEIGESDHGVFLAMPLYPGETLKDYLARQGSLPAAEALDIITQVVTGLASAHSAGIVHRDLKPGNVMLLPGGAVKVLDFGLAKIRDISLTGSRSTLGTIAYMAPEQIRTGLVDARTDLWAIGVMLYEMLTGVLPFRGEHEISMLHAILHDEPSCASSVNGSLSSPFDNLIGALLQKDPEDRYESAEALVADIVALKRGEALAHRTPFWNRSARRRSARKAILPVAAFAALAVIGAVSWSAYRGGGTGDRSPTVAQSVPALRFVGNTAVISNSAELIAALVPANAGRRFRISAGTYDIVQPLTVPDSVSIEGEGVMSFAPDGHPVGFSNAPRTTLRMTTSVGGDLLTLGDGVTVRNVEIVDVAGRSGNVVAVGSRRPGDRVSATIIESVIVNPNPLTIGAGGALGRGLYITTRNLSMGADPPPHNRAAVAVRLLRSVIRSPEGGGGLFAFNFSANSRISLEMNRNVIGGSNEANGGVSRPDAVHDSQVHIASENNIYRNEWQDQCASVLLGWNLTGGSGAPIPLKLPETARNRLRLRSVNDRIEGFTTGVLATGGRRFFGAALNAAPIGNHIDLQLIGTTFVTPLCASTGRGGTSTDLPGESLAPGRDLRLIGGWVKTDVLAAGDGNTVRAELRGVTGSGRRSNVYANLAAGFGPLPAHLRGTGNRLEIVGNPKTFARTNRGINPAPAAEFFVGER